From Jiangella mangrovi:
CGCCCGAGCCAGCGCCTGCTCCTCGTCGTCGCAGGTCAGCAGGCCGAAGCCCACGGGGACGCCGGTGTCGACGGCGACCCGGGTGAGCCCTTCGGTGGCGGCCTGGCAGACGTAGTCGAAGTGCGGCGTCTCGCCGCGGACGACCACGCCGAGCGCGACGACCGCGTCGTAGTTGGCGCGGGCCAGCCGGGCGGCGACGACCGGGAGCTCGAACGAGCCCGGCACCCGCAGCACCAGCGGGTCGTCGATGCCCGCCTCGTCCAGCGCCCGCTGCGCCCCGGCGATCAACCCGTCCATCACCTGCTGATGCCACAGCGAGGCGACGACGGCGACCCGGAGGTCCCCGACCTTGCCGATCTGCAGCTCCGGCGCGCCCTGACCGCTCATCGTCCGACGTCCTCTCGTTCCTCGTGGGGCTCCTGTGGCCCCGAGCCTGGCAGATCGCGCAGGTCGTGTCCCATGCGGTCCCGCTTCGTCGTCAGGTAGCGCAGGTTCTCGGGGTTGACGGCGACCGGCAGCGCGACCCGTTCGGCCAGCTTGAGGCCGTAGCCCTCGACGCCGGTCAGCTTGGCCGGGTTGTTAGTCATGAGGGCGATGGTGCGCACGCCGAGGTCGGCGAGGATCTGCGCGCCGGTGCCGTAGTCGCGGGCGTCGGCCGGCAGCCCCAGCTCGACGTTGGCGTCGACGGTGTCGAGGCCGCCGTCCTGCAGCTCGTAGGCCTGCAGCTTGTGCGCCAGGCCGATGCCACGGCCCTCGTGTCCGCGCAGGTAGACGACGACGCCGCGGCCGGCGCCGGCGACCATGTCGAGCGCGGCGCGCAGCTGGGGGCCGCAGTCGCAGCGCAGCGAGCCGAACGCGTCGCCGGTCAGGCACTCGGAGTGCAACCGGACCAGGACGGCGTCGTCGCCGACCTCGTCGGACGCCACGTCGCCCATGACCAGGGCGACGTGCTCGCTGCCGTCCAGGACGTCGCGGTAGGCGTGCGCCGTGAACGTGCCGTGCTGGGTGGGCAGGCGGGTCGTGGCGACGCGCTGGATCTGCCGCTCGGTGCGACGGCGGTAGCGGATGAGGTCGGCGATGGAGATCATGGCCAGGCCGTGCTCGTCGGCGAACTCGCGCAGCGCCGGCGCCCGCATCATGGAGCCGTCGTCGTGGACGATCTCGCAGATGGCGGCGGCCGGCGACAGCCCGGCGAGCTGGGCGAGGTCGACCGACGCCTCGGTGTGGCCGGGCCGGCGCAGCACGCCGCCGTCCTTCGCCCGCAGCGGGAAGACGTGGCCGGGCCGGGTCAGCTCGAACGCCTCGGTGGCGGAGTCGGCCAGCACCCGCACCGTGTGCGCGCGGTCGGCGGCGGAGATGCCGGTGCTGATGCCGTCGCGGGCGTCGACGGAGACGGAGTAGGCGGTGCCCTTGCGGTCCTCGTTGACGAACGTCATGGGCGGCAGCTTGAGCCGGTCGAGCTCGCTGGCCAGCATCGGGACGCACACCACGCCCGAGGTGTGCCGGATCATGAAGCCCATCAGCTCCGGCGTGGCGCGGGCGGCGGCGAAGATCAGGTCGCCCTCGTTCTCGCGGTCCTCGTCGTCGACGACCACGACCGCCTTTCCGGCCGCGATGTCGGCGATGGCCCGTTCGACGGAGTCCAGCTGGACGGTCATGCGCGCACTCCTGTCTCGAGCAGTCGTTCCACGTACTTGGCGACCACGTCGACCTCGAGGTTCACGCCGTCGCCGGGCTGCCGGCGGCCGAGCGTGGTGAGCTCGAGCGTGGTCGGGATGAGGCTCACCTCGAACCAGTCGGCGCCGAGCCCCGACACCGTCAGCGACACCCCGTCGACGGCGATCGATCCCTTCTCGGCGACGTAGCGGAGCAGGTGCGCCGGGGCCTCGATGCGGACGACCTCCCAGCGGCTGCCGGGCGTGCGCGCGACCACGCTGCCGACGCCGTCGACGTGACCCTGGACGATGTGCCCGCCGAGCCGGTCCGACGCCTTGACCGCCCGCTCGAGGTTGACGGCGTCGCCGCTGGTCAGCTTCGCCAGCGTGGTGCGGTCGAAGGTCTCGCGCATGACGTCGACGGTGAAGGTGTCGCCGTCGACGGCGGTGACCGTCAGGCAGACGCCGTCGACGGCGATCGATGCGCCGTGCACGGCGTCGCCCGCGACCTTGGGGCCGCGGACGGTGAGCCGGCCGTCCTCGGCGTCGCCCTCCGTCCGGAGCAGCTCGCCCAGCTCTTCGACGATCCCGGTGAACATGGCCTCACGCCTTCCTGTGGTCTTGCGGTCGTTCGCGCGGTGTTGCGGTGATGCGGAGGTCCGGGCCCACGGTCCGGACGTCGGTGACGTCGAGGCGGATGGTGTCGGCGATGGTGCCGACGCCGGCGTCGTGGAGGGCGGCCGGACCGGCGCCGAGCAGCGCGGGCGCGACGTAGCCGACGACGCGGTCGACGAGGCCGGCCTGCCAGAACGCGCCGGCCAGCGTGGGTCCGCCCTCGAGCAGGACGTAGCGGCGTCCCTGCTCGTAGAGGGCGTTCAGGAGCTTCGCGAGGTCGACCCGCCCGTCGGGGGTCGCGCCGACCTCTGCCGCCGTCGCGATCCACGTGGCCGCCTGGTCGTCGTGGACCCGGGCGGTCGCCGGCGTGCGGCCCCGGCTGTCGACGACGACGCGCAGTGGCTGCGGCCGTTCGCCGGCCGGGCCGGCGTCGGCCGGGCCGGCGTCGCTGGGGTCGAGACGGGCGGTGAGCTGCGGGTCGTCCGCGAGCACGGTCCCGGAGCCGGCGACGACGGTGTCGACGGCGGCCCTCAGCCGGTGGACGTCGGCGCGCGCCTCGGGACCGGTGATCCAGCGACTGGAGCCGTCGGCGGCCGCGCTGCGCCCGTCGAGCGTGGCGGCGAACTTCCAGACGACGAACGGCCGGTGGGTGCGGAACGGCGTGAGCCAGCGCGCGTTGGCGGTGCTCGCCTCGTCCTCGAGCACGCCGGCCTCGACGTCGACGCCGTGGGCGCGCAGGGTGGCCGCTCCCCCGGCGGCGACCGGGTTCGGGTCGGCGACCGCGACCACCACCCGGGCGATGCCCGCCTCGAGGAGCGCATGGGTGCACGGACCGGTGCGGCCGGTGTGGTCGCACGGCTCCAGCGTCACGACCGCGGTGCCGCCCCGGGCCCGCTCGCCCGCCTGCGCGAGAGCGTTGACCTCGGCGTGCGGGCCGCCGGCGTGCTCGTGCCAGCCCTCGCCCACCGTCGCGCCGGTCGCGTCGAGGATCACGCAGCCGACGTCGGGGTTGGGCGGCGTCGTGTAGGCGCCGTTCAGGGACAGCTCGACGGCACGGCGCATCGCCGCCAGTTCCCCAGGACTCGCCACCGGCCCTCCTCGCCTCATTCGGGCGAGCTCCGGGGCGGGCGCGGGTGCGCCACTGACGACCGGCTCGGCGGTTCGGGCGCGCACCAAGGCGCGACCAGCCGAGACGGCCGCGCGTGCTGCCTCCCATCCGGACTTTCACCGTCGGTCTCGGAGTTCCACCGAGTCAACCGGACGCCTCGTGTAGACGACGGCCGGGTCGCGGACTGTCACCGCCGGTTCGGACTTTCACCGACCCCGGAGCACGCGTTGTGTCTCTTGAAGGGTAACCGCCGCCGTCCGGCACGCATTCCCGGCCCCGCTTCAGACCTCCTCTCCGCGCCGGCGCGCGTCCAGCACCAGTGCCGCCCACGCGTCGGCCAGAGCGGAGACGTCAATGGTGACGGGCCAGGGGTAATCGGTGCTGAACATCGCCGACGAGGCTCGAGTGCGTTCGACGTACCAGCCGGAAGATGCATCGAGGCGCAGCTCGACGACGCTGGCACTGGCCGGATGGCGGTTCGGCACCACGATCCAGTACGCGGGCACCCCGGCCGACGCGTAGAGGGCGTGCTTCGTCGTGAGATCACGCAGAAGCGAGGTCGACGACACCACCTCGACGACCAGTGCGACGGCTTCGATCGGAATCGGTGTCGTCTCGGCCATCGACACGTGCGCGACCACGATGTCCGGCCCGACCTCGTCGTACTCGCCGATCCGCACCGGCTGAGCGCGATCGACCACCAGCGGACTGCCGCGGTTCGCCACCTCCAGCATGTTCGCCAGACACTCCGTCAGCGCGGTCTCGGCAGCGGTCGGCGGCGGCGACACGACGACGGAGCCCTCGATGAGCTCATAGCGAGGCCCGTCGGTGGGCAGTGCGTCCAGGTCGGACGTGCGGAACCCCAGCGGTCCAGGGGTGCGGTCGAGCACGTGGGTGGCGTTCACGGGGACTCCTCAGGGGCACGGATGCGGGCTGGACCGTCGCGATCGATCCGCGACCCGCACCACGCTAAGCAGCCGGTTCACCCGCTGTCGCCTCGTGGCGTTAGCCCGCCGGTTGCCCGAAAGGTTGCCCTGATCGGGCAACTCCGCCCGCTCCCGCCCCGCACCGTCGGGCAAACTCCACGGCTACCCCCGCATGCCTCCCGAACCCCGGAAGTTGATCTTGGAGGAAGCGGGCCATCAATCGGGCATATCGGATCGCAATACGCCACTTACTCCAAGATCAACGTCGAGGGCGGGCGGCGGTCAGTGGCCGGGGGCGGCCTTCTGGGCCAGCGCACGAAGCTCGGTCACCGCGGCGGCCGCGTCCTCGGCGCCGTAGACGGCGGAGCCGGCGACGAAGACGTCGGCGCCGGCGTCGGCGCAGCGCTCGATCGTGTCGGCGGACACCCCGCCGTCGACCTGGATCCGGATGTCGAGGCCGGACCGCGACACCAGCTCGCGCGCCCGGCGGATCTTCGGCAGGCACACGTCGAGGAAGGCCTGGCCGCCGAAGCCGGGTTCGACCGTCATGACCAGCAGCATGTCGATCTCGGGCAACAGGTCGGCCCACGGCTCGATCGGGGTGGCGGGCCGGAGCCCGACCCCGGCCCGTGAACCGTGCCGGCGCAACTCGCGGGCCAGCCGGACCGGCGCGGCGGCCGCCTCGGCGTGGAACGTGACGTTGTGGGCGCCGGCCTCGGCATACGCGGGCGCCCACCGGTCGGGTGCCTCGATCATCAAATGGCAGTCGATCCGCCGGTCCGTCCTGGCAAGGATCGCCTCGACCACCGGCAGCCCGAGCGTCAGGTTGGGGACGAAGTGGTTGTCCATGACGTCGACGTGCACGAGGTCGGCGTCGCCGAGGCGCGCGATCTCGGACTCGAGGTTGGCGAAGTCGGACGACAGGATGCTCGGCGCGATCTGAATCCCCACGGTCGCCCAGGCTACCCGCCTGGCCTCAGTGTTCGCCGCCGGACGACACGGGCGACGGCAGCGCGGCGCTCCGCGAGCGGCGCAGCACGACCAGCGCCTGCACGGCGGCGCCGACGACCACCAGCGCCCCGATGACGCTGGTCACCTCGACCGCGTGCGTGAACGCGCCGTCCGCCGCCGCCAGCAGCGAAGCCCCGGCCGACGACGGCAGTGACCCGGCCACGTCCACCGCGCCGCCCAGCGTCTCACGCGCCTGCGACAACGCCGCCCCGTCGACCCCCGGTACCGCACCCAGCGACGACGCGTACACCGCGGTCAGCACGCTGCCCAGGACAGCCGTGCCCAGACCGCCGCCCACCTCGTACGCCGTCTCCGACACCGCCGCCGCGGCACCGGCCCGGGCCGGGTCGACGGAGCCCATGATGATGTTGTTGGTGATCGTCTGGACCAGCCCGACCCCGGCGCCGACCAGCACGAACGCCGTCATGACCAGTCCGGCGCCGAAGCCCCGCCCGGCCAGCACCATGAGCCCGAACCCGCCCGCCACCACCAGCAGCGCCCCGAAGAGCAGCCACGGCGTCGGCACCCGGCGCATCAGCGGGACGGCGACCAGCCCGGTCAGGATCGCCAGCACGAGCCCGGGCACCAGCACCAGGCCGGACTCCAGCGGCTGCATGCCCAGCACGAGCTGCAGGTACTGCGTCATGAAGAACAGCGCGCCGATCATCGCGAACGTCGTCAGCAGGTTCGTCACGACGGACGCGCGGAAGGCCGGCCGGGCGAACAGCCCGAGATCCAGCAGCGGCGTCTCGAGCCGGCGCTGCCGCCGGACGAACGCCACCCCGACCAGCACGCCCGCCACCAGCGCCGCCACGTACCCGACCGACAGCGACCCCGTCGCCAGGCCCTTGATCCCGTACACGGCCGCCAGCATCGCCACCAGCGACAGCCCGGCGCTGGGCAGGTCGTACGGCCCCGGCGCGGGGTTCTTCGACTCCGGCACCAGGATCGGCGCGAAGATCAGCAGCAGCGCCAGCACCGGTAGCGCGACCAGGAACACCGAGCCCCACCAGAAGTGCTCGAGCAGCCAGCCGCCGACCACCGGGCCCAGGGCGGCGCCGGCCGAGAACATCGTCGCCCAGATCGCGATGGCGAGCGTCCGCTGCCGGACGTCGTGGAAGATGTTGCGGATGAGCGAGAGCGTCGACGGCATCAGCGTCGCCCCGGCCACGCCGAGCAGCGCCCGCGCGGCGATCAGCATCTCCGGCGACGTCGAGTACGCCGCCAGCGCGGACGCCACGCCGAACGCCGTCGCGCCGGCCAGGAGCAGCTTCCGCCGTCCGATCCGGTCCCCCAGCGTGCCCGCGGTGACCAGCAGCCCGGCGATCATGAAGCCGTACACGTCGACGATCCACAGCAGCTCGGTGCCCGACGGCGCCAGATCCGCGCTCAGGTGCGGGACGGCGAAGCTGAGCACCGTCATGTCGATGGAGATCAGCAGCACCGGCAGCAGGAGGACCACCAGCGCCAGCCACTCGCGACGTCCGGCAAGCAAGCGGTCCTGCTCCATGATCGCCATCTCATCCTCCGCCGAGGTAAACTTAACCGTCCAGACGGTACAGTAACTCATCGAAAGCGAGGTCCATTCCCGTGCCACGTCCTTCGTCCCGCGATCGCATCCTCGACGCGCTGCAGCGGATCCTGGTCGACACCGGCCTGCACGCGGTCACGCTGGAGGCCGTCGCCGACGAGGCCGGTGTGTCGAAGGGCGGCCTGCTCTACCACTTCCCCAGTAAGGAAGCGCTGATCACGGGCCTGGCCCGGCGACTGGCCGACAACGTCGAGGCCGACTTCGACAAGACCGAGACCATGACCCCGGACGACGTCGTCGACTACTACCTGCGGTCGTCTGTGGCGAGCTCCGACGACGCCGTCTACTGGCCGCTCCTCGCGGCGCTTCGCACCAATGACATCGCCAGCGACGAGGCCCGCGAACTGGTCATCTACTGCTTCGTTCGCTGGGCCGAGATCATCCGCAGGAACGTGCAGGACCCGGTGACGGCCGAGATCCTGCGCCTGGTCGGCGACGGGCTCTACCTCAGCGCGCTGGCCGGGCTGCCCATGCCGGACCCCGCCCTCCTGGACGAGGTCCGGCTCCGTCTGCGGCGCGAAGCTCGCGCCACGGCGACCGACGAACCGACGACCGCCGGCTAGCTGACCACCGCCGGCTCGACGTCGACCGGCAGCTGGGTCTCCTGCTGGCGGCTGACGGCGGCCGCCACCAGCCCGGCGAACAGCGGGTGCGGGCGGGTCGGGCGCGACTTGAGCTCAGGGTGCGCCTGCGTGGCCACGAAGAACGGGTGGACGTCGCGGGGCAGCTCGACGAACTCGACCAGCGTGCCGTCGGGCGAGGTGCCCGAGACCACGAGCCCGGCCTTGACCAGCCGGTCGCGGTGCTCGTTGTTGACCTCGAAGCGGTGCCGGTGCCGCTCGGTGACGCGGCCGGAGCCGTACAGCTCGCGCGCCAGCGTGCCCTCGCCCAGCACCGCCGGGTACGAGCCCAGCCGCATGGTGCCGCCGAGGTCGCCCTCACCGGCCACGATGCCCTTCTGGTCCTCCATGGTCGCGATGACCGGCTCCGGCGTGCCGGGGTCGAACTCGGCCGAGCTGGCCTGCACCAGGCCGGCCTCGGACCGGGCGTACTCGATGACCATGCACTGCAGGCCGAGGCAGAGCCCGAGGGTCGGGATCTGGTGCTCGCGGGCGTACCGGATGGCGCCGATCTTGCCCTCGATACCGCGGATGCCGAAGCCGCCCGGGATGACCACGCCGTCGACGTCGTGCAGCCGGGCCGCCGCGCCCTCGGGCGTCTCGCACTCGTCGGACGGGACCCAGCGGATGTGCACCTTGGCGTCGTTGGCGAACCCGCCGGCCCGCAGCGCCTCGGTGACCGAGAGGTAGGCGTCGGGGAGGTCGACGTACTTGCCGACCAGTGCGACGGTGACGTCGTGGCGCGGGTGGTGCACGCGGCGCAGCAGCTCGTCCCAGGCGGTCCAGTCGACGTCGCGGAAGGACAGCCCGAGCCGCTTGACGACGTAGGCGTCGAGGCCCTCGGCGTGCAGCACCTTGGGGATGTCGTAGATGGACGGGGCGTCGACGGCGGCCACGACGGCCTCGGCGTCGACGTCGCACATCAGCGAGATCTTCTTCTTCACGCCGGCCGGGATGGGCCGGTCGGACCGGCACACGATGGCGTCGGGCGTGATGCCGACCTGCCGCAGAGCGGCGACGGAGTGCTGCGTCGGCTTCGTCTTCAGCTCGCCCGACGGCGCGAGGTACGGCACCAGCGAGACGTGCAGGAAGAAGCAGCGGTC
This genomic window contains:
- the ribH gene encoding 6,7-dimethyl-8-ribityllumazine synthase, whose product is MSGQGAPELQIGKVGDLRVAVVASLWHQQVMDGLIAGAQRALDEAGIDDPLVLRVPGSFELPVVAARLARANYDAVVALGVVVRGETPHFDYVCQAATEGLTRVAVDTGVPVGFGLLTCDDEEQALARAGLPGSKEDKGYEATQAALATVVALRNCYA
- a CDS encoding bifunctional 3,4-dihydroxy-2-butanone-4-phosphate synthase/GTP cyclohydrolase II, which codes for MTVQLDSVERAIADIAAGKAVVVVDDEDRENEGDLIFAAARATPELMGFMIRHTSGVVCVPMLASELDRLKLPPMTFVNEDRKGTAYSVSVDARDGISTGISAADRAHTVRVLADSATEAFELTRPGHVFPLRAKDGGVLRRPGHTEASVDLAQLAGLSPAAAICEIVHDDGSMMRAPALREFADEHGLAMISIADLIRYRRRTERQIQRVATTRLPTQHGTFTAHAYRDVLDGSEHVALVMGDVASDEVGDDAVLVRLHSECLTGDAFGSLRCDCGPQLRAALDMVAGAGRGVVVYLRGHEGRGIGLAHKLQAYELQDGGLDTVDANVELGLPADARDYGTGAQILADLGVRTIALMTNNPAKLTGVEGYGLKLAERVALPVAVNPENLRYLTTKRDRMGHDLRDLPGSGPQEPHEEREDVGR
- a CDS encoding riboflavin synthase produces the protein MFTGIVEELGELLRTEGDAEDGRLTVRGPKVAGDAVHGASIAVDGVCLTVTAVDGDTFTVDVMRETFDRTTLAKLTSGDAVNLERAVKASDRLGGHIVQGHVDGVGSVVARTPGSRWEVVRIEAPAHLLRYVAEKGSIAVDGVSLTVSGLGADWFEVSLIPTTLELTTLGRRQPGDGVNLEVDVVAKYVERLLETGVRA
- the ribD gene encoding bifunctional diaminohydroxyphosphoribosylaminopyrimidine deaminase/5-amino-6-(5-phosphoribosylamino)uracil reductase RibD, translating into MRRGGPVASPGELAAMRRAVELSLNGAYTTPPNPDVGCVILDATGATVGEGWHEHAGGPHAEVNALAQAGERARGGTAVVTLEPCDHTGRTGPCTHALLEAGIARVVVAVADPNPVAAGGAATLRAHGVDVEAGVLEDEASTANARWLTPFRTHRPFVVWKFAATLDGRSAAADGSSRWITGPEARADVHRLRAAVDTVVAGSGTVLADDPQLTARLDPSDAGPADAGPAGERPQPLRVVVDSRGRTPATARVHDDQAATWIATAAEVGATPDGRVDLAKLLNALYEQGRRYVLLEGGPTLAGAFWQAGLVDRVVGYVAPALLGAGPAALHDAGVGTIADTIRLDVTDVRTVGPDLRITATPRERPQDHRKA
- a CDS encoding Uma2 family endonuclease, whose protein sequence is MLDRTPGPLGFRTSDLDALPTDGPRYELIEGSVVVSPPPTAAETALTECLANMLEVANRGSPLVVDRAQPVRIGEYDEVGPDIVVAHVSMAETTPIPIEAVALVVEVVSSTSLLRDLTTKHALYASAGVPAYWIVVPNRHPASASVVELRLDASSGWYVERTRASSAMFSTDYPWPVTIDVSALADAWAALVLDARRRGEEV
- the rpe gene encoding ribulose-phosphate 3-epimerase, giving the protein MGIQIAPSILSSDFANLESEIARLGDADLVHVDVMDNHFVPNLTLGLPVVEAILARTDRRIDCHLMIEAPDRWAPAYAEAGAHNVTFHAEAAAAPVRLARELRRHGSRAGVGLRPATPIEPWADLLPEIDMLLVMTVEPGFGGQAFLDVCLPKIRRARELVSRSGLDIRIQVDGGVSADTIERCADAGADVFVAGSAVYGAEDAAAAVTELRALAQKAAPGH
- a CDS encoding MFS transporter, producing the protein MEQDRLLAGRREWLALVVLLLPVLLISIDMTVLSFAVPHLSADLAPSGTELLWIVDVYGFMIAGLLVTAGTLGDRIGRRKLLLAGATAFGVASALAAYSTSPEMLIAARALLGVAGATLMPSTLSLIRNIFHDVRQRTLAIAIWATMFSAGAALGPVVGGWLLEHFWWGSVFLVALPVLALLLIFAPILVPESKNPAPGPYDLPSAGLSLVAMLAAVYGIKGLATGSLSVGYVAALVAGVLVGVAFVRRQRRLETPLLDLGLFARPAFRASVVTNLLTTFAMIGALFFMTQYLQLVLGMQPLESGLVLVPGLVLAILTGLVAVPLMRRVPTPWLLFGALLVVAGGFGLMVLAGRGFGAGLVMTAFVLVGAGVGLVQTITNNIIMGSVDPARAGAAAAVSETAYEVGGGLGTAVLGSVLTAVYASSLGAVPGVDGAALSQARETLGGAVDVAGSLPSSAGASLLAAADGAFTHAVEVTSVIGALVVVGAAVQALVVLRRSRSAALPSPVSSGGEH
- a CDS encoding TetR family transcriptional regulator — encoded protein: MPRPSSRDRILDALQRILVDTGLHAVTLEAVADEAGVSKGGLLYHFPSKEALITGLARRLADNVEADFDKTETMTPDDVVDYYLRSSVASSDDAVYWPLLAALRTNDIASDEARELVIYCFVRWAEIIRRNVQDPVTAEILRLVGDGLYLSALAGLPMPDPALLDEVRLRLRREARATATDEPTTAG
- a CDS encoding CTP synthase, whose translation is MALQPTTHVFVTGGVASSLGKGLTASSLGSLLTARGLRVTMQKLDPYLNVDPGTMNPFQHGEVFVTEDGAETDLDVGHYERFLDRDLNKSANVTTGQVYSDVIAKERRGEYLGDTVQVIPHITNEIKDRMIGIGDGEVDVVIHEIGGTVGDIESLPFLEAARQVRHDVGRDRCFFLHVSLVPYLAPSGELKTKPTQHSVAALRQVGITPDAIVCRSDRPIPAGVKKKISLMCDVDAEAVVAAVDAPSIYDIPKVLHAEGLDAYVVKRLGLSFRDVDWTAWDELLRRVHHPRHDVTVALVGKYVDLPDAYLSVTEALRAGGFANDAKVHIRWVPSDECETPEGAAARLHDVDGVVIPGGFGIRGIEGKIGAIRYAREHQIPTLGLCLGLQCMVIEYARSEAGLVQASSAEFDPGTPEPVIATMEDQKGIVAGEGDLGGTMRLGSYPAVLGEGTLARELYGSGRVTERHRHRFEVNNEHRDRLVKAGLVVSGTSPDGTLVEFVELPRDVHPFFVATQAHPELKSRPTRPHPLFAGLVAAAVSRQQETQLPVDVEPAVVS